AAAGAAGCATCGGATATGGGATTTAATCCATGTTTTCTTTCTAGCTTAACTAATGGCAAGATACCTCTTACCAAAAACTTAACAGTTATTGTTGTGGACACCTTTGGCGATCTCTTTGACCTTTACGGCATTGCTGATATAGCTTTCTGCGGTGGGACATTTGAACCCATCGGCGGACATAACATTGTTGAGCCGGTAGTTTGGGGAAAGAAGGTTTTATACGGGCCTTTTATCCATAAAGTAGAAAGGGAGCATGAAGTATTGGAGAAATGGGGGATGGGAATCCTTTGTCAGGACCCCGATGATCTTCTAAAACAGTTGAAAATCGAGGTAGAAAAAGTGGATAGATGCAGGATGGGGGGTGTTGAAGACATTGTTCACCAAGCGATTGAAGAACTGTCAGGTGCATCTCGGATTTACGCTTCCTGGATAATCGAGTTAACGGAAAGACGGAGAAAAAATTAAGGATGGCAGACATCCGTAAGCTACTTGAAAGTTTCCGAGACGGTAAGGTTAGCGTCGAAACTGTTGTGGAATACATAAAGAAGCTGCCTTACGAAGAGTTGGTGGAAAAAACTACCGAGGGATCTTTAACCTTTGCCCGTCTTGATCACCACCGTATATTCCGCCGTGGAATTCCAGAAGTAATATACGGAGAAGGTAAGAGTCTAGAACACTTGAAATCTATTGTAGAAGCCATGGTAAAAACTGGGACAGACGTTCTAATCACAAGGCTTGAAGGCGAAAAGGCAGAAAAACTCTGTAAACAATTCCCCGAAGGAAAATACTCAGCAACCGCCAGAACATGGATTTTATCTCCGGCTGGAAACACTTCGAGGATTCCCGATGGATACGTTGCTGTTCTTACTGGCGGGACGCTTGACATTCCGGTGGCAGAAGAAGCTGCTATTACGGCGGAGTTTTTGGGAAGTTCGGTAAAGCGATTTTATGATGTTGGAGTAGCTGGCATTCACAGGCTGTTTGATATCATTGATGAAGTTCAAAAAGCCACTGTCTGGGTTGTTGTTGCCGGTATGGAGGGAGCTCTTCCAAGTGTTGTAGCTGGGCTTGTAGAAGGTCCCGTTATTGCCGTGCCAACAAGTGTTGGCTACGGTGCAAATTTTGGGGGAATCGCTCCCCTGTTATCCGCTTTAAACAGCTGCGCCCCTGGAGTCGTTGTGGTAAATATTGACAACGGCTTCGGCGGGGGGTATGTGGCATCTCTGATCCACAAAAGAATTGTTTGTTCAAACATAAGGAGGTAAGGCTAATGGGTAGAGACTTCAGACCTGACGGAAAAGAAGCAGCGGTAATTTCCCGCCTTGAACATGAAAAAGAAGCAATGAAGATGAAGGCTTTTCGACTTCTAAAAAAACATCTCGAGGAACTTAGTGATCGCATAACAACGCGTCTTATTGAAGTGAAGGCCATAGAAACCACCAGCAAGATCGAACTGGAGCGCCAGATAAACATTTGTCTGCAAACTTTGCTTACGTCCGAGGATGTGGATATTCAGTATCTAATAGCCCCTTTTCGCAACGTCGTTCCGAGACCTCATTTCATAAGCCTTTACGTCACGGCTTGGATTCTAGAAAAATTGATTAATCACAAATGCATAATTGAGATTTACGGAACGGACGAAGAAATTTACAGATACATCAACACTGAAGT
The sequence above is drawn from the Thermodesulforhabdaceae bacterium genome and encodes:
- the larB gene encoding nickel pincer cofactor biosynthesis protein LarB; the protein is MADIRKLLESFRDGKVSVETVVEYIKKLPYEELVEKTTEGSLTFARLDHHRIFRRGIPEVIYGEGKSLEHLKSIVEAMVKTGTDVLITRLEGEKAEKLCKQFPEGKYSATARTWILSPAGNTSRIPDGYVAVLTGGTLDIPVAEEAAITAEFLGSSVKRFYDVGVAGIHRLFDIIDEVQKATVWVVVAGMEGALPSVVAGLVEGPVIAVPTSVGYGANFGGIAPLLSALNSCAPGVVVVNIDNGFGGGYVASLIHKRIVCSNIRR